The following coding sequences lie in one Peribacillus frigoritolerans genomic window:
- a CDS encoding N-acyl-D-amino-acid deacylase family protein, whose translation MLDVIIKNGRVYDGTGNPWTKTDIGIEDGRITIIGNLSSEQAEQIIDANGLAVSPGFIDPHVHSDLLCTVPEVHKIKALQGVTTELFGQDGISVAPVSEETKPLWQKQLSGLNGDIGEWPWNSIDEYFSFLEKSKIIGNAAYLVPHGAVRSLVMGFEDRVATKQELEKMRLLVEEGMRMGAVGLSSGLVYPPNVFSNKEELIEICKGTAKYDGCFVVHIRNESIHSLSALDEVIDVSRQSGVRLHISHFKIIGQGNRDKFKKALDKMNAARQEGIEITFDQYPYSAASTVFHAILPPWMHSGGTEETLIRLSIPEIRKRISDEFKTNTEYENWVLNCGWKNIIITSVQTDSNKCLEGKNMIEISEIRQQSPEDAAFDILIEEKGNVAMVIHWGFAEDVLLSMCHPLQVVGSDGIFGGKPHPRLYGTFPRVLGKYVREEGALTLEQAIRRMTGAPAQLMRLKDRGLIKEGYQADIVIFDHEIIKDRATFEEPLLEPEGIHVVYINGKLTVYHGEYTGARDGKVIRRFQSSKIDKVATFRIDR comes from the coding sequence ATGCTAGACGTGATAATAAAAAATGGAAGGGTTTATGATGGAACAGGGAACCCTTGGACTAAAACTGACATTGGAATAGAGGATGGGAGAATTACTATTATCGGGAATTTAAGCAGCGAACAGGCTGAGCAAATTATTGATGCCAATGGGTTGGCAGTTTCACCAGGATTTATTGATCCACATGTCCATTCCGATTTACTTTGCACCGTTCCGGAAGTTCATAAAATAAAGGCACTTCAGGGTGTGACTACAGAATTATTTGGACAGGATGGCATTTCTGTCGCTCCTGTATCAGAAGAAACAAAGCCGTTATGGCAAAAACAATTAAGTGGACTAAATGGCGATATTGGGGAGTGGCCATGGAATAGCATAGATGAATATTTTTCATTTCTAGAAAAGTCAAAAATAATAGGCAACGCAGCTTACCTGGTACCCCATGGCGCGGTTCGTTCCTTGGTCATGGGATTTGAGGATAGAGTGGCTACTAAACAGGAACTGGAAAAAATGCGTTTGCTGGTCGAGGAAGGAATGCGTATGGGAGCAGTAGGCTTGTCCTCAGGATTGGTATATCCCCCAAATGTTTTCTCCAATAAGGAAGAATTGATTGAAATATGTAAGGGTACCGCGAAATATGACGGCTGTTTCGTTGTCCATATTCGGAATGAAAGCATTCATTCTTTATCAGCTTTGGATGAAGTCATAGATGTTTCCAGACAATCCGGTGTAAGATTGCATATTTCCCATTTTAAGATAATCGGCCAGGGAAATAGGGATAAATTTAAGAAAGCACTGGACAAGATGAATGCCGCTAGACAGGAAGGTATTGAAATTACCTTTGATCAATATCCATATTCAGCCGCTTCAACCGTTTTTCATGCCATACTTCCACCTTGGATGCATTCAGGGGGAACGGAAGAAACGCTGATACGATTGAGTATTCCAGAAATCAGAAAAAGAATCTCAGATGAATTTAAAACAAACACAGAGTATGAAAATTGGGTTTTGAATTGTGGCTGGAAAAATATCATTATTACATCCGTTCAAACGGATTCTAATAAATGCTTAGAAGGTAAGAACATGATTGAAATTTCAGAAATTAGGCAACAATCCCCTGAAGATGCCGCATTTGATATTCTCATTGAGGAAAAAGGGAATGTAGCAATGGTTATTCATTGGGGCTTTGCGGAAGATGTTTTGCTGAGTATGTGTCATCCACTACAAGTGGTGGGATCGGATGGGATTTTTGGAGGTAAGCCGCATCCTCGATTATATGGGACATTTCCGAGAGTATTAGGCAAATATGTTAGGGAAGAAGGAGCTTTGACGCTTGAACAAGCGATTCGTCGAATGACAGGTGCTCCTGCGCAGTTAATGAGATTAAAGGATAGGGGGTTAATAAAAGAGGGATATCAGGCAGATATTGTTATATTTGATCACGAAATAATTAAAGATCGAGCTACATTTGAAGAGCCGCTATTAGAGCCTGAGGGCATACATGTGGTTTATATAAATGGGAAATTAACCGTTTATCATGGGGAATACACAGGAGCACGAGATGGAAAGGTAATTAGAAGGTTCCAAAGTTCAAAAATAGATAAAGTGGCAACATTTAGGATCGATAGATAA
- a CDS encoding MFS transporter: protein MKRYIGGSQNKHFILFLLFVGYLVDYLDRMVMSVAVVSIKEEFNLDAAAVGAILSSFFLSYAIMQIPGGWLTDKLGSRKVLIWSIIVWSVFTVFTGFAWSLISLLVIRFLFGLGQGGYPSASQKGIADYFPREERPKASAYLMSSNYFGMALAPLVAAPMILFMGWRNMFYVIGLLGILLTIAFWVYFKPKESTASNKTLKENSVPMKELLTNSGLWKITVMWFAAGIVNWGLSSWIPSYLMEARGMDLLSMGFYAALPGISTGVAMLFSGWLLDRFFNNLEKYYAAFGMLMSGIFLYMMFTSTSIVAAMVYLNLCMVFKSFAFTVAFALPHKIMSKQVIGSAMGIINMGAQAAGFISPLVMGFIITLTGSYNGAFWFLIACSAISIIAALSIKKNNHMEQSKDVDLLA, encoded by the coding sequence ATGAAGCGTTACATTGGAGGGTCCCAAAATAAACACTTTATACTATTTTTGCTGTTCGTTGGTTATCTGGTTGATTATTTGGATCGGATGGTCATGAGTGTGGCTGTTGTATCTATTAAGGAAGAATTTAATTTGGATGCTGCCGCTGTCGGGGCAATCTTGAGTAGCTTCTTCTTATCCTATGCTATCATGCAAATACCAGGAGGGTGGCTAACGGATAAACTGGGTTCCAGAAAAGTCTTAATATGGTCCATCATTGTTTGGTCTGTTTTTACAGTATTTACCGGTTTTGCCTGGTCTCTTATTTCGTTACTTGTTATACGTTTTCTCTTCGGGCTTGGTCAAGGAGGGTATCCTTCCGCTTCCCAAAAGGGGATTGCGGATTATTTTCCCCGCGAAGAAAGGCCAAAGGCTTCTGCTTACTTAATGTCATCCAATTACTTTGGAATGGCACTTGCCCCACTGGTGGCCGCGCCGATGATATTATTTATGGGCTGGAGAAACATGTTTTATGTAATCGGGTTGCTAGGAATATTGTTAACGATAGCTTTCTGGGTATATTTTAAACCAAAAGAAAGCACTGCTTCAAACAAAACATTAAAAGAGAATAGTGTTCCCATGAAGGAATTACTGACGAATTCTGGCTTGTGGAAAATAACTGTGATGTGGTTTGCTGCCGGAATAGTAAATTGGGGACTTTCTTCCTGGATTCCATCCTATTTGATGGAAGCTAGGGGGATGGATCTGTTGTCCATGGGTTTTTATGCAGCGTTACCGGGTATCTCAACTGGAGTTGCTATGTTGTTCAGCGGATGGCTTCTTGACAGGTTTTTTAATAACTTGGAAAAATATTATGCGGCATTTGGCATGCTTATGTCAGGGATATTCCTATATATGATGTTTACCTCGACTTCCATTGTAGCAGCTATGGTATATTTGAATCTTTGCATGGTCTTTAAAAGTTTTGCCTTTACAGTTGCTTTTGCTTTGCCGCATAAAATCATGTCTAAACAGGTTATCGGTTCCGCAATGGGAATAATTAATATGGGGGCACAGGCAGCAGGATTTATATCACCGCTTGTCATGGGCTTTATCATTACACTAACAGGTTCTTACAACGGGGCTTTTTGGTTCTTAATCGCATGTTCCGCAATTTCAATCATCGCTGCGCTTTCCATTAAAAAGAATAATCATATGGAGCAATCAAAAGATGTAGACTTATTAGCATAA
- a CDS encoding PaaI family thioesterase produces MGESFKGHELLQVITEGKQPPNCDLTLQIEANHAQDGIARGLWKVDDKFINGNGVAMGGFVTSAADIIMAYAISSKLSIGQSFASIDLHTTFHRPVRLGDVQVEAKVDRIGKKTAYVLADLFQNDKKVASVVSSVMVL; encoded by the coding sequence ATGGGGGAATCATTTAAAGGACACGAACTTTTACAGGTTATAACAGAGGGGAAACAGCCTCCGAATTGTGATTTAACGTTACAGATAGAAGCAAATCATGCACAGGATGGAATTGCTAGGGGACTATGGAAAGTAGATGATAAATTCATAAACGGAAATGGTGTCGCAATGGGGGGATTTGTCACTTCTGCAGCAGATATTATAATGGCTTATGCGATCTCATCTAAATTAAGCATCGGACAATCCTTCGCATCGATTGATTTACATACTACCTTTCATCGACCAGTAAGATTAGGAGACGTACAAGTTGAAGCAAAAGTAGACCGAATCGGAAAAAAAACAGCTTATGTACTGGCAGATTTATTTCAAAATGATAAAAAAGTGGCAAGCGTTGTGTCATCAGTTATGGTCCTTTAA
- a CDS encoding MurR/RpiR family transcriptional regulator produces the protein MENLPFKLLVKERFDHLSTGQKKVAAYLIENLDQAAFKTAFQIGREAEVSETTVIRFSYSLGFEGFSKMQDRIQKQLLHQNQTDISNSDSILSIDDKQDPFTKVIENEVHILRHLLDHTNVQDIWKAVDVLIQADQILIAGHRISHAAAYWFSYTLSSLRENVSLCSPTGDFYEKFCNLTNKSVIVVFSLPRYANETLKVAECAKEQGVCLISVTDRLLSPVGRISDIALTTEENAETGTNSIASVISLLDLVIAGIHQKDAKRIYTHQQKLEGLYSSYEVFNE, from the coding sequence GTGGAAAATCTACCATTTAAATTATTAGTGAAAGAAAGATTTGACCATCTATCGACAGGTCAAAAAAAGGTTGCCGCTTACCTGATTGAAAATTTGGATCAAGCTGCCTTTAAAACGGCTTTTCAAATTGGTCGGGAAGCGGAGGTCAGTGAAACGACGGTCATTCGGTTTTCCTATTCATTAGGATTTGAAGGGTTTAGTAAAATGCAGGATCGAATTCAAAAACAGCTGCTGCACCAAAATCAAACGGATATATCCAATAGTGATTCCATTCTTAGCATTGATGACAAGCAAGATCCATTTACCAAAGTGATAGAAAACGAAGTTCATATTTTAAGGCACTTATTAGATCATACGAACGTTCAGGATATATGGAAAGCGGTCGATGTCCTGATACAGGCTGACCAAATATTAATTGCAGGGCATCGGATTTCCCATGCTGCTGCCTATTGGTTCTCCTATACGCTAAGTTCATTAAGGGAAAATGTAAGTTTATGTTCTCCAACAGGTGACTTCTATGAAAAGTTTTGTAATCTCACTAACAAGTCTGTGATAGTTGTTTTTTCCCTTCCAAGATATGCGAATGAAACATTAAAAGTTGCGGAGTGTGCAAAAGAACAAGGAGTTTGTTTAATTTCAGTTACAGACCGCCTCCTGTCACCTGTTGGCCGCATCTCTGATATTGCACTGACAACTGAAGAAAACGCAGAAACCGGAACGAATTCAATCGCTTCCGTCATTAGCTTATTGGACTTGGTTATTGCAGGCATACATCAAAAAGACGCAAAACGGATATATACCCACCAGCAAAAATTAGAAGGGCTATATTCAAGTTATGAAGTGTTTAATGAATGA
- a CDS encoding amidohydrolase, giving the protein MNPIQYIDQHQETLIKSYHDLHSLAEPSWQEKRTSSYILKCLREAGITVKTFQSHYGIIAEIPGFSKKVVALRADMDALVQEVDGVVKANHSCGHDAHSTMVLYTALAIASSGIRPKHTLRFIFQPAEEKGEGALQLINDGALENVTYLFGIHVRPSTEVPYMKASPVIVHGSAETIRGTIKGIQAHASRPQDGINVIEAAALLVQKLQQINLETETPYSIKMTQFETNNKASNVIPETAVFAIDARAQSNDVMDELNRLTKDAIDQTMEQTETSISWSAEEYVPASTLHEKAIKLAEAAIEDILGAENVVPVCVSQGGEDFHFYTAKNPELTATMIGLGCDLTPGLHHPDMKFNLKALIYGTKILINTVMMTAGE; this is encoded by the coding sequence ATGAACCCGATTCAATATATTGATCAGCATCAAGAAACATTGATAAAGTCCTACCATGACCTGCATTCCTTGGCTGAGCCAAGCTGGCAGGAGAAAAGGACGTCTAGCTATATTTTAAAATGTCTTAGGGAAGCGGGAATAACCGTAAAAACATTTCAGAGTCATTATGGAATCATTGCCGAGATTCCGGGCTTCTCAAAAAAGGTTGTGGCATTAAGGGCTGATATGGATGCGCTTGTTCAGGAAGTAGATGGAGTTGTAAAGGCAAATCATTCATGTGGACACGACGCACATAGCACAATGGTTTTATATACAGCATTGGCCATTGCCTCCAGCGGAATCCGGCCTAAACACACTCTCCGATTTATATTTCAGCCTGCGGAAGAAAAAGGGGAAGGCGCTCTTCAACTGATCAATGATGGCGCGTTGGAGAATGTTACATATTTATTCGGGATACATGTAAGACCCAGTACGGAGGTTCCTTATATGAAGGCTTCCCCTGTCATTGTCCATGGCTCAGCCGAAACAATAAGGGGAACAATCAAAGGCATTCAGGCCCATGCTTCCCGTCCGCAAGATGGAATAAATGTGATCGAGGCAGCAGCTTTGCTTGTCCAAAAATTACAGCAGATTAATCTGGAAACCGAAACTCCTTATTCCATCAAAATGACTCAATTTGAAACAAACAACAAAGCATCAAATGTCATCCCGGAAACAGCTGTCTTTGCTATTGATGCCAGAGCGCAGTCAAATGATGTAATGGATGAACTGAATCGCTTAACGAAGGATGCTATTGACCAGACAATGGAACAAACTGAAACATCGATCTCCTGGTCTGCGGAAGAATATGTCCCCGCTTCGACCTTGCATGAAAAAGCGATAAAGCTGGCTGAGGCCGCAATAGAAGATATCCTCGGGGCGGAAAATGTCGTTCCGGTCTGTGTTTCTCAAGGAGGCGAGGATTTTCATTTTTATACAGCCAAAAATCCTGAATTAACAGCAACCATGATAGGGTTAGGCTGCGATCTAACGCCTGGTCTGCACCATCCGGATATGAAGTTTAATTTAAAAGCACTTATTTATGGAACGAAAATTTTAATTAACACAGTAATGATGACGGCAGGAGAATAA